In Burkholderia sp. NRF60-BP8, a single window of DNA contains:
- a CDS encoding LacI family DNA-binding transcriptional regulator codes for MAGESGPRWRKRTARFDEIAALAGVSTTTVDRVLNERGSVSAQARERVVAAARQLGVPRQLPDTRHGLIHVDVLLPDTDAPFFRRLQQALQRSLQMLDRRVVVHRTILPAADDERAAALIERPAYRRAALIVTAHDTARMRDALAGAIARGETVVTMVTDIGGINRAHFAGIDNYRAGRTAGYYIGRLAARPGRVLLLGGRMGYRAHADRMAGCRDQLADAFAAVRCDDAPVETLDQDDRCYRAVSKALQAHDDVVAIYNSGAGSAGIEAALRKAGAIGRVVWIGHEMIDLHRTFIEAGAMDLAIDQDPDGQALSALQHVLHACGIVEQPPPDDPVEFRVFCPANVRTSAYLHA; via the coding sequence ATGGCAGGTGAATCCGGGCCGCGCTGGCGCAAGCGCACCGCGCGCTTCGACGAGATCGCGGCGCTCGCCGGCGTCAGCACGACGACCGTCGACCGCGTGCTGAACGAACGCGGCAGCGTCTCCGCGCAGGCGCGCGAACGCGTGGTGGCGGCCGCTCGGCAGCTCGGCGTGCCGCGGCAACTGCCCGACACGCGGCACGGGCTGATCCACGTCGACGTGCTGCTGCCCGATACCGACGCGCCGTTCTTCCGCCGGTTGCAGCAGGCGCTGCAGCGCTCGCTGCAGATGCTCGACCGACGCGTGGTCGTGCACCGGACGATCCTGCCCGCCGCCGACGACGAGCGCGCCGCCGCGCTGATCGAACGGCCCGCGTACCGGCGCGCGGCGCTGATCGTCACCGCACACGACACGGCCCGCATGCGCGACGCGCTCGCCGGCGCGATCGCGCGCGGCGAGACCGTCGTCACGATGGTCACCGACATCGGCGGCATCAACCGTGCGCACTTTGCCGGCATCGACAACTATCGCGCCGGACGCACGGCCGGCTACTACATCGGCCGACTCGCGGCGCGCCCCGGCCGCGTGCTGCTGCTCGGCGGCCGGATGGGCTACCGCGCGCACGCCGACCGGATGGCCGGCTGCCGCGACCAGCTCGCCGACGCGTTCGCCGCCGTGCGCTGCGACGACGCGCCGGTCGAGACGCTCGACCAGGACGACCGTTGCTACCGCGCGGTGTCGAAGGCGCTGCAGGCGCACGACGACGTGGTCGCGATCTACAACAGCGGCGCCGGGTCGGCCGGGATCGAAGCGGCGCTGCGCAAGGCCGGTGCGATCGGGCGCGTCGTGTGGATCGGCCACGAGATGATCGACCTGCACCGCACCTTCATCGAAGCCGGCGCGATGGATCTCGCGATCGATCAGGATCCCGACGGTCAGGCGCTTTCCGCGCTGCAGCACGTGCTGCATGCGTGCGGCATCGTCGAACAGCCGCCGCCGGACGACCCGGTCGAATTCCGCGTGTTCTGTCCGGCGAACGTGAGAACGAGCGCGTACCTGCACGCGTGA
- a CDS encoding TIM barrel protein, whose amino-acid sequence MTQAFHFSLNRMSAPRLPLDRYVALCRRLGVDAIEIRNDLDGVELADGTPAAAVRATAEAGGVTILTINALQRFEQWNAERADEATALADYAAQCGARALVLCPTNSRGDTRGADARHADLVTALQALKPILDARGLLGFIEPLGFEECALRRKSDAVKGIYAAAGESVFRLVHDTFHHHLAGEDIFFPNLTGLVHLSGVEETDLPVDRMRDGHRVLVGGADRLGNIRQLRALLARGYRGALSFEPFASEIAEAGDIEDRLRASIDYVRDALADR is encoded by the coding sequence ATGACGCAAGCCTTCCACTTTTCGCTGAACCGGATGAGCGCGCCGCGCTTGCCGCTCGACCGCTACGTCGCGCTGTGCCGCCGCCTCGGCGTCGATGCCATCGAGATCCGCAACGATCTCGATGGCGTCGAGCTCGCCGACGGCACGCCGGCGGCCGCCGTACGCGCAACGGCCGAAGCCGGCGGCGTGACGATTCTGACGATCAACGCGCTGCAGCGCTTCGAGCAATGGAACGCCGAGCGCGCGGACGAGGCGACCGCGCTGGCCGACTACGCCGCACAATGCGGCGCGCGTGCGCTGGTACTGTGCCCGACCAACAGCCGCGGCGACACGCGCGGCGCGGACGCGCGCCATGCGGATCTCGTGACGGCGCTGCAGGCGTTGAAGCCGATCCTCGACGCGCGCGGCCTGCTCGGCTTCATCGAGCCGCTCGGTTTCGAGGAGTGCGCGCTGCGCCGCAAGTCGGACGCGGTGAAGGGCATCTACGCGGCGGCGGGCGAATCGGTGTTCCGGCTCGTGCACGACACGTTCCATCATCACCTCGCCGGCGAAGACATTTTCTTCCCGAACCTGACGGGCCTCGTGCACCTCTCGGGCGTCGAGGAAACCGACCTGCCGGTCGACCGCATGCGCGACGGCCACCGCGTGCTGGTCGGCGGCGCCGACCGGCTCGGCAACATCCGGCAACTGCGCGCGCTGCTCGCGCGCGGCTACCGCGGCGCGTTGTCGTTCGAGCCGTTCGCGAGCGAGATCGCCGAAGCCGGCGACATCGAGGACCGGCTGCGGGCGAGCATCGACTATGTGCGCGACGCGCTGGCGGATCGCTGA
- the iolG gene encoding inositol 2-dehydrogenase, whose amino-acid sequence MIEFALFGAGRIGKIHAANLARHPGATLKYVIDRHAPSAEALARAHGARAADIERALGDASVRAVVIASSTDTHADLIVAAANAGKAVFCEKPVDLAVERARACADVVRRTGVTCMIGFQRRFDPTFAALKARVERGEIGAPEMLVVTSRDPGAPPADYIRSSGGIFKDMLIHDFDVFRWILGDEAQTLHATGSCLTDPAVRDAGDIDSTAVTIRTRRGLLCQINTSRRAAYGYDQRFELLGSRGMLQAGNVRPTEVSAWLAGGIATDVPEPFFLERYRHAYAAEIAHFVDALRDGTPVRTTIDDGLAALELAEAATTSWKTGRAIEL is encoded by the coding sequence ATGATCGAATTCGCTTTGTTCGGCGCGGGCAGAATCGGCAAGATCCACGCGGCGAACCTCGCGCGCCATCCGGGCGCGACACTGAAGTACGTGATCGACCGGCACGCGCCGTCGGCGGAAGCCCTCGCCCGCGCGCATGGCGCTCGAGCCGCCGACATCGAGCGCGCGCTCGGCGATGCGTCGGTGCGGGCCGTCGTGATCGCGTCGAGCACCGACACGCACGCGGACCTGATCGTCGCGGCCGCGAACGCGGGCAAGGCGGTGTTCTGCGAGAAGCCGGTCGACCTCGCCGTCGAACGCGCGCGTGCGTGCGCGGACGTCGTGCGGCGCACCGGCGTGACCTGCATGATCGGCTTCCAGCGCCGCTTCGACCCGACCTTCGCGGCGCTGAAGGCGCGCGTCGAGCGCGGCGAAATCGGCGCGCCGGAAATGCTGGTCGTCACGAGCCGCGATCCGGGCGCGCCGCCGGCCGACTACATCCGCAGCTCGGGCGGCATTTTCAAGGACATGCTGATCCACGACTTCGACGTGTTCCGCTGGATCCTCGGCGACGAAGCGCAGACGCTGCACGCAACGGGCAGCTGCCTGACCGATCCGGCCGTGCGCGACGCCGGCGACATCGATTCGACCGCCGTGACGATCCGCACGCGGCGCGGCTTGCTGTGCCAGATCAACACGTCGCGGCGCGCGGCCTACGGCTACGACCAGCGCTTCGAGCTGCTCGGCAGCCGCGGGATGCTGCAGGCCGGCAACGTGCGGCCGACCGAGGTCAGCGCATGGCTCGCGGGCGGCATCGCGACGGACGTGCCGGAGCCGTTCTTCCTCGAACGCTACCGGCACGCATACGCGGCCGAGATCGCGCATTTCGTCGACGCGCTGCGCGACGGCACACCGGTCCGGACGACGATCGACGACGGGCTCGCCGCGCTCGAACTGGCCGAAGCCGCGACGACGTCGTGGAAAACGGGGCGCGCGATCGAGCTGTGA
- a CDS encoding HAD family hydrolase, translated as MLDHLICDCDGVLVDSEVIADRVLLDTLSATFPNLDFEAAAKSAFGQQTSRFLAGIESRFGIEMPANFIETIEHNIEVALAQSLAPISGVRDALLKIALPAAVVSNSRLVRVRSSLKRASLTEIFGERVFSSEQVARPKPYPDVYLHAARTLGVEPARCIVVEDSISGLNAARAAGMKTIAFVGASHIPDNYADALRAMGITRIMRRMDELPALVEAGMRGEFGDVPW; from the coding sequence ATGCTCGATCACCTCATCTGCGACTGCGACGGCGTGCTCGTCGACAGCGAAGTCATCGCCGACCGCGTGCTGCTCGACACGCTGTCCGCCACGTTCCCGAACCTCGATTTCGAAGCCGCCGCGAAGTCGGCATTCGGCCAGCAGACGTCGCGCTTCCTCGCCGGCATCGAATCCCGCTTCGGGATCGAGATGCCCGCCAACTTCATCGAGACCATCGAGCACAACATCGAAGTCGCGCTCGCGCAATCGCTCGCGCCGATCAGCGGCGTGCGCGACGCGCTGCTGAAGATCGCGCTGCCGGCCGCCGTCGTGTCGAACAGCCGGCTCGTGCGCGTGCGCAGCTCGCTGAAGCGCGCATCGCTCACCGAGATCTTCGGCGAGCGCGTGTTCAGCTCCGAACAGGTCGCGCGGCCGAAGCCCTACCCCGACGTCTACCTGCATGCGGCGCGCACGCTCGGCGTCGAGCCGGCACGCTGCATCGTCGTCGAGGACAGCATTTCGGGGTTGAATGCCGCGCGGGCGGCCGGGATGAAGACGATCGCGTTCGTCGGCGCGAGCCACATCCCCGACAACTACGCGGACGCGCTGCGCGCGATGGGCATCACGCGGATCATGCGCAGGATGGACGAACTGCCGGCGCTCGTCGAAGCCGGCATGCGCGGAGAATTCGGCGACGTGCCGTGGTGA
- the ribB gene encoding 3,4-dihydroxy-2-butanone-4-phosphate synthase — MSLMSVSSAPADAFADLPLLDSEPVPPRIAAALDAMRAGRAVVLQDDHDRENEADLIVAAERITPETMALLIRECSGIVCLCLTDDTVRALELPPMVQTNESRNGTAFTASIEAREGVHTGVSAADRVTTIRAAIADDAKPYDIVRPGHVFPLRAQPGGVLARRGHTEGTVDLSILAGLKPAGVLCELMNPDGTMTRGDDVERFAQRHGLPMLTIAELVEFREALAAARERCCEPA; from the coding sequence ATGTCCTTGATGTCCGTTTCGTCGGCGCCTGCCGACGCCTTTGCCGATCTCCCGCTGCTGGATTCCGAACCGGTGCCGCCGCGCATCGCCGCTGCGCTCGACGCGATGCGCGCCGGCCGCGCGGTCGTGCTGCAGGACGACCACGACCGCGAGAACGAAGCCGACCTGATCGTCGCCGCCGAGCGCATCACGCCCGAGACGATGGCGCTGCTGATTCGCGAGTGCAGCGGCATCGTGTGCCTGTGCCTGACCGACGACACGGTGCGCGCGCTCGAGCTGCCGCCGATGGTGCAGACCAACGAAAGCCGCAACGGCACCGCGTTCACCGCGTCGATCGAGGCGCGCGAAGGCGTGCATACCGGCGTGTCGGCGGCCGATCGCGTGACGACGATCCGCGCGGCGATCGCCGACGATGCGAAGCCGTACGACATCGTGCGCCCCGGCCACGTGTTTCCGTTGCGTGCGCAACCGGGCGGCGTGCTGGCGCGCCGCGGTCACACCGAAGGCACGGTCGACCTGTCGATTCTCGCGGGACTGAAACCGGCCGGCGTGCTGTGCGAGCTGATGAATCCGGACGGCACGATGACGCGCGGCGACGACGTCGAGCGCTTCGCGCAACGGCACGGGCTGCCGATGCTGACGATCGCGGAACTCGTCGAGTTCCGCGAGGCGCTGGCGGCGGCGCGCGAACGCTGCTGCGAGCCGGCGTGA
- a CDS encoding helix-turn-helix domain-containing protein — translation MSSSLALVRDVSSFESGNAADLRASASLDALEQVVGVNLARLRAERQLSLDALARLSGVSRAMLAQIESARSVPSIKVLCKIAAALKVSVAAFLRRHAVNGFEHLAAERASRVVSSNGRFSARALYPEGEPAAAEFHELRIAPLHTEPGTRRAPGTTVNLVVSEGTLEVSVHDRRQLLATGDAIVFDADQPYSLRNPGDSEARAFRVTVSPEVPPRWLVPDAAHAAAN, via the coding sequence ATGTCTTCATCCCTGGCGCTCGTGCGCGACGTGTCTTCCTTCGAGTCCGGCAATGCCGCCGACCTGCGCGCGTCCGCGTCGCTCGACGCGCTCGAGCAGGTCGTCGGCGTGAACCTGGCGCGCTTGCGCGCCGAGCGGCAACTGTCGCTCGATGCGCTCGCGCGGCTGTCCGGCGTGTCGCGCGCGATGCTCGCGCAGATCGAATCGGCGCGCAGCGTGCCGTCGATCAAGGTGCTCTGCAAGATCGCGGCGGCGCTGAAGGTGTCGGTCGCCGCGTTCCTGCGGCGCCATGCGGTGAACGGTTTCGAGCATCTGGCGGCCGAGCGCGCGTCGCGCGTGGTCAGCTCGAACGGCCGCTTCTCGGCACGTGCGCTGTACCCGGAAGGCGAGCCGGCCGCGGCCGAATTCCACGAACTGCGGATCGCGCCGCTGCATACGGAACCCGGCACGCGCCGCGCACCCGGCACGACGGTCAACCTCGTCGTCAGCGAAGGCACGCTCGAGGTCAGCGTGCACGACCGCCGCCAGTTGCTCGCGACCGGCGATGCGATCGTGTTCGATGCCGACCAGCCGTACAGCCTGCGCAACCCGGGCGACAGCGAAGCGCGTGCGTTCCGCGTGACGGTGAGCCCCGAGGTGCCGCCGCGCTGGCTCGTGCCGGACGCGGCGCACGCCGCCGCCAACTGA
- a CDS encoding MFS transporter: MPLPLLALAISAFAIGTTEFIIMGLLPDVAHDLAVSLPSAGLLVTGYALGVAVGAPLLAVLTSRMPRKAALQVLMAIFIVGNVLCATASGYAMLMVARVVTSFAHGSFFGIGAVVAASLVPADKRASAIALMFTGLTLSNVLGVPFGTFVGQLLGWRASFWIVAALGVLALGGVAALVPNRHDGGPVGLGHEVRVLKEPQVWLALLMTVLGFGGVFVVFTYIAPILETVSGYSPRAVALILVLFGAGLTIGNTIGGKLADRALMPSLIAILVALMAVMAAFAKTSHLPVAAAVTVFVWGIAAFATVPPLQARVVEKAASAPHLASTLNIGAFNVGNAGGAWLGGLALEHGFALDALPWVAVAVTFAALVVTWLAMRLDARGPARGAAQAAQ; encoded by the coding sequence ATGCCCCTTCCGTTACTGGCGCTCGCGATCAGCGCCTTCGCCATCGGCACCACCGAATTCATCATCATGGGCCTCCTGCCCGACGTCGCGCACGACCTGGCCGTGTCGCTGCCGTCTGCCGGCCTGCTCGTCACCGGCTACGCGCTCGGCGTCGCGGTCGGCGCGCCGCTGCTCGCGGTGCTGACGAGCCGCATGCCGCGCAAGGCCGCGCTGCAGGTGCTGATGGCGATCTTCATCGTCGGCAACGTGCTGTGCGCGACCGCGTCCGGCTACGCGATGCTGATGGTCGCGCGCGTCGTCACGTCGTTCGCGCACGGCTCGTTCTTCGGCATCGGCGCGGTGGTCGCCGCGTCGCTCGTGCCGGCCGACAAGCGCGCGAGCGCGATCGCGCTGATGTTCACCGGGCTCACGCTGTCGAACGTGCTCGGCGTGCCGTTCGGCACGTTCGTCGGCCAGTTGCTCGGCTGGCGCGCGTCGTTCTGGATCGTCGCCGCGCTCGGCGTGCTCGCGCTCGGCGGCGTGGCCGCGCTCGTGCCGAACCGCCACGACGGCGGGCCGGTCGGCCTCGGCCACGAAGTGCGCGTGCTGAAGGAGCCGCAGGTATGGCTCGCGCTGCTGATGACCGTGCTCGGCTTCGGCGGCGTGTTCGTCGTGTTCACCTACATCGCGCCGATTCTCGAGACCGTGTCGGGCTATTCGCCGCGCGCGGTCGCGCTGATCCTCGTGCTGTTCGGCGCGGGGCTGACGATCGGCAATACGATCGGCGGCAAGCTCGCCGACCGCGCGCTGATGCCGTCGCTGATCGCGATCCTCGTCGCGCTGATGGCCGTGATGGCCGCGTTCGCGAAGACGAGCCACCTGCCGGTCGCGGCCGCCGTCACCGTATTCGTCTGGGGGATCGCCGCGTTCGCGACGGTGCCGCCGCTGCAGGCGCGCGTGGTCGAGAAGGCCGCGAGCGCGCCGCATCTCGCGTCGACGCTGAACATCGGCGCGTTCAACGTCGGCAATGCGGGCGGTGCATGGCTCGGCGGCCTCGCGCTGGAACACGGCTTCGCGCTCGATGCGCTGCCGTGGGTCGCGGTCGCGGTGACGTTCGCGGCGCTCGTCGTCACGTGGCTCGCGATGCGGCTCGATGCGCGCGGCCCGGCGCGCGGCGCGGCGCAGGCGGCGCAGTGA
- a CDS encoding LysR family transcriptional regulator, whose product MDRLGDIRLFVEAAELGSLSAAGRKLNLTPAAASARLAKLEAKIATRLFERSTRQLRLTDEGKLYLNCCRQALQALDDADAMLQEGRNVVSGKVRLSSTSDFGRHQLLDWLHEFTTLHPGVTFSLTASDSSSNLWQDEIDLAIRFAAPPDGALIARRLATNRRVLCAAPSFVERHGVPADPHDLARFPCNVITIASGPMNTWHFTRGDEVQIHTVPVSTAFETNDGGLTREWTLRGHGIALKSLWDIADDVRAGRLRVLLPDWRHQDAPLHAIYHSKRYMAPRVRVLLDFLAERFAREEAALDDLLNACR is encoded by the coding sequence ATGGACCGACTGGGCGACATCCGGCTGTTCGTCGAGGCGGCGGAACTGGGCAGCCTGTCCGCCGCCGGGCGCAAGCTGAACCTCACGCCGGCCGCCGCGAGCGCGCGGCTCGCGAAGCTGGAGGCGAAGATCGCGACGCGGCTGTTCGAACGCTCGACGCGGCAATTGCGGCTCACCGACGAAGGCAAGCTGTACCTGAACTGCTGCCGCCAGGCGCTGCAGGCGCTCGACGACGCGGACGCGATGCTGCAGGAAGGCCGCAACGTCGTGAGCGGCAAGGTGCGGCTGTCGTCGACGTCCGATTTCGGCCGCCACCAGCTGCTCGACTGGCTTCACGAATTCACGACGCTGCATCCGGGCGTCACGTTCTCGCTGACGGCGTCCGATTCGTCGTCGAACCTGTGGCAGGACGAGATCGACCTCGCGATCCGCTTCGCCGCCCCGCCCGACGGCGCGCTGATCGCCCGCCGGCTCGCGACCAACCGGCGCGTGCTGTGCGCGGCGCCGTCGTTCGTCGAGCGTCATGGCGTGCCGGCCGATCCGCACGATCTGGCCCGCTTTCCGTGCAACGTGATCACGATCGCGTCCGGCCCGATGAACACCTGGCACTTCACGCGCGGCGACGAAGTGCAGATCCACACGGTGCCGGTGTCGACCGCGTTCGAGACCAACGACGGCGGCCTCACGCGCGAATGGACGCTGCGCGGCCACGGCATTGCGCTGAAGTCGCTGTGGGACATCGCCGACGACGTCCGCGCGGGCCGGCTGCGCGTGCTGCTGCCCGACTGGCGGCACCAGGATGCGCCGCTGCACGCGATCTATCACAGCAAGCGCTACATGGCGCCGCGCGTGCGCGTGCTGCTCGATTTTCTCGCCGAACGCTTCGCGCGCGAGGAAGCGGCGCTCGACGACTTGCTGAACGCGTGCCGCTGA
- the miaB gene encoding tRNA (N6-isopentenyl adenosine(37)-C2)-methylthiotransferase MiaB — translation MTKKVYVKTFGCQMNEYDSDKMVDVLNAAEGLEKTDTPEDADIILFNTCSVREKAQEKVFSDLGRVRELKEAKPGLLIGVGGCVASQEGASIVSRAPYVDLVFGPQTLHRLPQMIDARRASGRAQVDITFPEIEKFDHLPPARVEGPSAFVSIMEGCSKYCSYCVVPYTRGDEVSRPLDDVLTEIAGLADQGVREVTLLGQNVNAYRGKFGGALTAGSSDIADFATLIEYVADIPGIERIRYTTSHPKEFTQRLIDTYAKVPKLVSHLHLPVQHGSDRILMAMKRGYTVLEYKSVIRKLRAIRPDLSLSTDMIVGFPGETEEDFDKMMALVHEMSYDTSFSFIYSPRPGTPAANLADDTPREVKLKRLQHLQATIEENVAHISRSMVGKVERILVEGPSRKDPNELAGRTENNRVVNFPAPLASHPRLIGQMIDVKINHAYPHSLRGELVLVSDDASAATH, via the coding sequence ATGACCAAGAAAGTTTACGTAAAGACCTTCGGCTGCCAGATGAACGAGTACGACTCGGACAAGATGGTGGACGTGCTCAACGCGGCCGAAGGCCTCGAAAAGACCGACACGCCGGAAGACGCGGACATCATCCTGTTCAACACGTGCTCGGTGCGCGAGAAGGCGCAGGAGAAGGTGTTCTCCGATCTCGGCCGCGTGCGCGAGCTGAAGGAAGCGAAGCCGGGCCTCCTGATCGGCGTCGGCGGCTGCGTCGCGAGCCAGGAAGGCGCGTCGATCGTGTCGCGCGCGCCGTACGTCGACCTCGTGTTCGGCCCGCAAACCCTGCACCGCCTGCCGCAGATGATCGACGCGCGCCGCGCGAGCGGCCGCGCGCAGGTCGACATCACGTTCCCCGAAATCGAGAAGTTCGACCACCTGCCGCCCGCGCGCGTCGAAGGGCCGAGCGCGTTCGTGTCGATCATGGAAGGCTGCTCGAAGTACTGCAGCTACTGCGTGGTGCCGTACACGCGCGGCGATGAAGTGTCGCGCCCGCTCGACGACGTGCTGACCGAAATCGCCGGCCTCGCCGACCAGGGCGTGCGCGAAGTCACGCTGCTCGGCCAGAACGTGAACGCTTATCGTGGAAAATTCGGTGGTGCGCTGACGGCCGGCTCGTCGGACATCGCCGATTTCGCGACGCTGATCGAATACGTCGCCGACATCCCCGGCATCGAGCGGATCCGCTACACGACGTCGCACCCGAAGGAATTCACGCAGCGCCTGATCGACACCTACGCGAAGGTGCCGAAGCTCGTGAGCCACCTGCACCTGCCGGTCCAGCACGGCTCCGACCGCATCCTGATGGCGATGAAGCGTGGCTACACGGTGCTCGAATACAAGTCGGTGATCCGCAAGCTGCGCGCGATCCGCCCCGATTTGTCGCTGTCGACCGACATGATCGTCGGCTTCCCCGGCGAGACCGAGGAAGATTTCGACAAGATGATGGCGCTCGTGCACGAGATGAGCTACGACACCAGCTTCTCGTTCATCTACAGCCCGCGCCCGGGCACGCCGGCCGCGAACCTCGCCGACGACACGCCGCGCGAAGTGAAGCTCAAACGCCTGCAACATCTGCAGGCGACGATCGAGGAGAACGTCGCGCACATCAGCCGGTCGATGGTCGGGAAGGTCGAGCGGATCCTCGTCGAGGGCCCGTCGCGCAAGGACCCGAACGAACTCGCGGGCCGCACCGAGAACAACCGGGTCGTGAATTTCCCGGCGCCGCTCGCGTCGCACCCGCGCCTGATCGGTCAGATGATCGACGTGAAGATCAACCATGCGTACCCGCACTCGCTGCGCGGCGAGCTCGTGCTCGTCAGCGACGACGCGAGCGCGGCCACCCACTGA
- a CDS encoding PhoH family protein, protein MKTVQALEFTAPRDDNARLANLCGPLDENLRQIEQALDVTLARRGHRITIRGRGAKLALAALENFYNRARDPLSVDDIQLALVEVRHTAGNGRQEPLDVRFRGDPDHPFDEPVVQIDADEPDEEPAPKLYTRRADLRGRTPAQREYLKQILSHDVTFGIGPAGTGKTYLAVACAVDALERDQVKRIVLTRPAVEAGERLGFLPGDLAQKVDPYLRPLYDALYDLLGFDKTAKMFERQMIEIAPLAYMRGRTLNHAFIILDEAQNTTPEQMKMFLTRIGFGSKAVVTGDTSQVDLPRGHKSGLVEAQQVLGGVRGIALTRFTSADVVRHPLVARIVEAYDEFHAQHQDG, encoded by the coding sequence TTGAAGACCGTCCAAGCACTGGAATTCACCGCCCCGCGCGACGACAACGCGCGCCTCGCCAACCTCTGCGGCCCGCTCGACGAAAACCTGCGGCAGATCGAACAGGCGCTCGACGTCACGCTCGCGCGGCGCGGCCACCGGATCACGATCCGCGGGCGCGGCGCCAAGCTCGCGCTCGCCGCGCTCGAAAACTTCTACAACCGCGCGCGCGATCCGCTGTCGGTCGACGACATCCAGCTCGCGCTGGTCGAAGTGCGCCACACGGCCGGCAACGGCCGCCAGGAACCGCTCGACGTGCGCTTTCGCGGCGACCCCGACCATCCGTTCGACGAACCCGTCGTGCAGATCGACGCGGACGAGCCGGACGAAGAACCGGCGCCGAAGCTCTACACGCGGCGCGCCGACCTGCGCGGCCGCACGCCCGCCCAGCGCGAATACCTGAAGCAGATCCTGTCGCACGACGTGACGTTCGGCATCGGGCCGGCCGGCACCGGCAAGACCTATCTCGCGGTCGCGTGCGCGGTCGACGCGCTCGAGCGCGACCAGGTCAAGCGGATCGTGCTGACGCGCCCGGCCGTCGAGGCCGGCGAGCGGCTCGGCTTCCTGCCGGGCGATCTCGCGCAGAAGGTCGACCCGTACCTGCGGCCGCTGTACGACGCGCTGTACGACCTGCTCGGCTTCGACAAGACGGCCAAGATGTTCGAGCGCCAGATGATCGAGATCGCACCGCTCGCGTACATGCGCGGCCGCACGCTGAACCACGCGTTCATCATCCTCGACGAGGCGCAGAACACGACGCCCGAGCAGATGAAGATGTTCCTCACGCGGATCGGCTTCGGCTCGAAGGCGGTCGTGACCGGCGACACGAGCCAGGTCGACCTGCCGCGCGGCCACAAGAGCGGCCTCGTCGAGGCGCAGCAGGTACTCGGCGGCGTGCGCGGCATCGCGCTCACGCGCTTCACGAGCGCGGACGTGGTGCGCCATCCGCTCGTCGCGCGCATCGTCGAGGCGTACGACGAATTCCACGCGCAGCACCAGGACGGCTGA